ATTCTTGGACGATCGGAATGATTTCGTCAGAGTGTGTGAGGAGCAAACCGTGATCCGCCCCTTTTAACACGTCCTGATAGGCGGCTCGGTTCACTTCGGCGAGGCGCCCCATGGCCGAGAGTGGAATAGCGCTATCCTCGTCGCCCCAAATCGCAAGGACTGGTGTGCCGTTTTTCGTTATCGCACGATGAGCCCCAAGTTGATCCACAGAAAGTGTATGGCGATAACTCGACAGGACCGCAGGCAAAAAGCCTTGCGATTGGCGTTCTTCCATCGGCCAAGGGTGCATATTCGGCGCTGCGGCGAGGGCTGCATTCATCGCGCGCGACGATTTCCCAAATAGGTTTCCACCAAACGTGTACATTAATCCATCGCCAATAACAGGCACGTTAATCATGAACTTCACGAAGGGCGAAACCGTTGCCCCCAATCCAGCGGTGGCCAAGAGGATGAGCCGCTCGACCATTTGTGGATGGGTTTGGGTATAATCAACAGCAATTGCGCCGCCCATGGAATAGCCCACCAGAATACCCCCTTCGTCGACCTCTTGATCTTCAAGGAGTTCCGCTAATTGCTGGCGGAAAAATTCGGGGTCCTGAAGGCCTTCTGGCCGTGCCGAGAGTCCGCGTCCATAAAGGTCATAGGTCAGAACCCGAAACCCCATACGCACAAACCCTTTCACGAGGGCCGTCCAAACATAACTGGGGGTGGTTAGGCCGTGAATACACACGATCTGGCGTCCGTTTTCCGGCCCTGCCCACTGATAATGGGTCACTCCGCGCGTTAGTTTCGCAAATCGCCCCGGTGCGTCGGCCTGCATCGCACGCGAAATCGGCCGGCGCTGGCGCTCAATTACGAGCGGGGTAGCGACGGCAACAAGCACGAGTACGAAGAGAAACCAAAGCATTCATTACCTCCACTGTGACAGAATATAGCGACTCGTCATCAAATCCAGATGTGCGCCGCCACCGTTCTTAAACAGGGTTATCTCGTCAACATTTTGGCGACAAAAAGACCCTGTGCCCAAATCATAGAAATCCGCGACCACTTGATCGGAACTAATGACACCGCGCGAAATAGGATCTTTCAACTCACCAATATGGTCAATGGTGGTGTCGCGACTGTCTACAAATATCCGCGCACGCGTTAGCGCTTGATCATCAACTTCTCGCATGTCTGTACGATAGGCACCAATCAAGTCAATGTGTTGACCCGCTTGTAACCATGCGCCTTGTATCAAGGGCTCGGTCGACATTGTCGCGGATGTCACTATATCCGCAGTTTTGACCGCCGCTTCCAAATCGGCCTCCGCACGTGTGTTTGCATGAGATTTAGCAAAGGCTACGGCTTTTTCTGGTGACCGATTCCAGATTGTGAACCGTGCGTCGGGGAAAAGGGCGCTATAGGCTTCATGGAGGTTTGAGCCTTGCGTCCCAGCGCCGATAATCGTGATGTCTTGACTGTCTGGACGGGCCAACAATCGCGCGCCCAACAGACTGTCCCCAGCGGTTTTCCATTTGGTCACCAGATGGAAATCGACTGTGGCTTCTGGGACGCCTGTTGCGTCGGAAAACAACAAAACAGAGCCGTTGATTGTAGGGAGCGAATGCTGCGCATTTTCAGGAAAGATTGTCGCGACTTTTACCAAATACCCCAAGCCGTCAATGACGGCTCCACGCACCAAACCCGTGTCCGGTGTGCGATACAAAAACATATCGCCCATATCGGCACGTGGTAAGCTGTGCCCTGCGATCAAAGCATCGGTGAGCCCGATCCAATCCAGATTGGCCTGCCCCTCGTCAAAAGCTACGTTTTCCATAATCCTGCCTCTGAACCCGTCAAGACCCCATGCGAAACAAGCGACTCGGCCCATCCCGTGGGTTCCGTAAACAAATGCGTTTTCCAGCCCCGTGCGGCGGCGGCTTTAATATTATCAACTCGATCATCCGCAAACAAAAGCGCCTCAGGAGCAACGCCGCTATCCGCTTCGAGCAATTCATAGATTTCCATTGCGGGCTTAATCACCCGCATATGGCCGGAGATATAACGCCGGTCAAACTCCTTGAGGAAAGGGTATTGGGTCTCGGCATAGGCAAAACTTTCGATCCCAAAATTCGACAGCGCAAAAACTGGCACACCCTTGGCGCGCAACGTACGAAGAAGCCGAACCGAATGCGGAATCGCAGGGCTTGCCATTTTGATCCAATTGTCAAACCAATCGCGGATTTCAACGCGAAATTCCGGTAATTCTTCGGCGGCGGCATAAATCGTTTCGCGAAACGGTTCCCCGCGATCAATGCGGTCGTTCATCGCGTGCAGGTCTACGGCAGCAAACATTTCCCGCCGACGCGCCTCACCATAGGTGGCGTCATAATACCGCTCTGGCTGCCACTCAATCAGCACATTCCCGATGTCAAAAACCACAGCTTCAATGGCCATTTTTCGTCCTTTCACGCCCTCGAATGGGGATCTATTTTATCGGCGGCAAACGCTTGGATGCCTGAATTTCACGTTCAAGCGCATTCAAAAAATTTGACCTATCCGCCTTCGAAAAAGCACGCCCCCCGCCCTGTCGAAAAGGATCGGCCGCGCGCAAATCCTGCATCAGGTCGCGCGTGGCCAATTGCGGACCGATGTTGCTTTCATTGAGGGGGTCGCCGTTGTGGCGCAAAACCCGCGCACCGCCCTTAATACAGGCGTCCGCGAGAGGAATGTCGCCCGTTATAACGATATCACCACGGGTTGCCCGATCGGCGATCCACATGTCCGCGACATCTGGTCCCTCCGAAACGATGATCAACTCCACAAAGGGATTTGCACTCGGTCGCAATCCACCATTGCAAACCAAAAACATCTGTAATTTATGACGTGTCGCTACTTTTTCTGCCTCCGATTTTACGGGGCAGGCATCGGCGTCCACATAGATTACTGTCATTGATATAGGGCCTCGGCATGAAGGGCGATGTGCTCCTCCATGAATGTTGAAATCATGTAATAAGAGTGATCATACCCTTTTTGCATCCGAAGAACACCCGCTTGACGTCGGGCAAACATAGCCTCGGCAAGGGCTTCGGGCTTCAAAAGGTCAAGGAACTGGTC
This Falsihalocynthiibacter arcticus DNA region includes the following protein-coding sequences:
- a CDS encoding ornithine cyclodeaminase family protein: MENVAFDEGQANLDWIGLTDALIAGHSLPRADMGDMFLYRTPDTGLVRGAVIDGLGYLVKVATIFPENAQHSLPTINGSVLLFSDATGVPEATVDFHLVTKWKTAGDSLLGARLLARPDSQDITIIGAGTQGSNLHEAYSALFPDARFTIWNRSPEKAVAFAKSHANTRAEADLEAAVKTADIVTSATMSTEPLIQGAWLQAGQHIDLIGAYRTDMREVDDQALTRARIFVDSRDTTIDHIGELKDPISRGVISSDQVVADFYDLGTGSFCRQNVDEITLFKNGGGAHLDLMTSRYILSQWR
- a CDS encoding HAD family hydrolase, whose amino-acid sequence is MAIEAVVFDIGNVLIEWQPERYYDATYGEARRREMFAAVDLHAMNDRIDRGEPFRETIYAAAEELPEFRVEIRDWFDNWIKMASPAIPHSVRLLRTLRAKGVPVFALSNFGIESFAYAETQYPFLKEFDRRYISGHMRVIKPAMEIYELLEADSGVAPEALLFADDRVDNIKAAAARGWKTHLFTEPTGWAESLVSHGVLTGSEAGLWKT
- a CDS encoding alpha/beta fold hydrolase, with product MLWFLFVLVLVAVATPLVIERQRRPISRAMQADAPGRFAKLTRGVTHYQWAGPENGRQIVCIHGLTTPSYVWTALVKGFVRMGFRVLTYDLYGRGLSARPEGLQDPEFFRQQLAELLEDQEVDEGGILVGYSMGGAIAVDYTQTHPQMVERLILLATAGLGATVSPFVKFMINVPVIGDGLMYTFGGNLFGKSSRAMNAALAAAPNMHPWPMEERQSQGFLPAVLSSYRHTLSVDQLGAHRAITKNGTPVLAIWGDEDSAIPLSAMGRLAEVNRAAYQDVLKGADHGLLLTHSDEIIPIVQEFLREAV
- a CDS encoding YaiI/YqxD family protein, with product MTVIYVDADACPVKSEAEKVATRHKLQMFLVCNGGLRPSANPFVELIIVSEGPDVADMWIADRATRGDIVITGDIPLADACIKGGARVLRHNGDPLNESNIGPQLATRDLMQDLRAADPFRQGGGRAFSKADRSNFLNALEREIQASKRLPPIK